Proteins found in one Aspergillus chevalieri M1 DNA, chromosome 2, nearly complete sequence genomic segment:
- a CDS encoding putative IMP dehydrogenase (BUSCO:EOG09261T6U;~COG:F;~EggNog:ENOG410Q4JC;~InterPro:IPR013785,IPR000644,IPR001093,IPR005990, IPR015875;~PFAM:PF00571,PF00478;~go_function: GO:0003824 - catalytic activity [Evidence IEA];~go_function: GO:0003938 - IMP dehydrogenase activity [Evidence IEA];~go_function: GO:0016491 - oxidoreductase activity [Evidence IEA];~go_process: GO:0006164 - purine nucleotide biosynthetic process [Evidence IEA];~go_process: GO:0055114 - oxidation-reduction process [Evidence IEA]), translating into MTLGQGDNQGFAMKAEIQDYSKALEVLEKDYPTRDGLDVDTLLDSNEHGALTYNDFLILPGHIGFPASDVTLDTPVTKRIALKAPLVSSPMDTVTEHNMAIHMALLGGLGVIHHNCSAEDQAEMVRKVKRYENGFILDPVVLSPKATVGEAKDLKSKWGFGGFPVTENGTLRSKLIGMVTSRDIQFHPTLDDPVTAIMATDLVTAPAGTTLAEANDVLRSSKKGKLPIVDGEGNLVSLLSRSDLMKNLHYPLASKLPQSKQLICAAAIGTREEDKTRLKLLVEAGLDIVILDSSQGNSIFQIAMIKYIKENYPEIDVIGGNVVTREQAASLIAAGVDGLRIGMGSGSACITQEVMAVGRPQAISVRSVSHFAARFGVPCIADGGVQNVGHIVKGLAMGASTVMMGGLLAGTTESPGEYFVSNEGQLVKAYRGMGSIAAMEDKKAGAGSKDSKASNAGTARYFSEKDRVLVAQGVAGSVLDRGSVTKFIPYLVTGVQHSLQDIGVKSLEALHDGVNDGTVRFEVRSASAQTEGNVHGLHSYDKKLYS; encoded by the exons ATGACTCTTGGTCAGGGTGACAACCAGGGCTTCGCCATGAAGGCTGAGATCCAGGACTACTCCAAGGCTCTGGAGGTCCTGGAGAAGGACTACCCTACCCGGGATGGTCTGGACGTTGACACCTTGCTTGACTCTAACGAGCACGGTGCATTGACCTACAATGACTTCCTCATCTTGCCCGGCCACATTG GCTTCCCTGCTTCTGATGTTACCCTTGATACCCCCGTTACCAAGCGTATCGCTCTGAAGGCACCCCTGGTGTCTTCTCCTATGGACACTGTGACCGAGCACAACATGGCCATCCACATGGCCCTCCTCGGTGGTCTCGGTGTTATCCACCACAACTGCTCTGCGGAAGACCAGGCGGAGATGGTGAGAAAGGTCAAGAGATACGAGAACGGATTCATTTTGGACCCTGTCGTTCTCTCGCCCAAGGCCACTGTTGGTGAGGCCAAGGACCTCAAATCTAAGTGGGGTTTTGGTGGCTTCCCGGTGACTG AAAACGGAACCCTTCGCTCGAAGCTCATTGGAATGGTTACCTCTCGTGACATCCAATTCCACCCCACCCTCGATGACCCGGTTACTGCTATCATGGCGACTGACCTCGTCACCGCTCCCGCCGGTACTACATTGGCCGAGGCCAACGACGTCCTCCGTTCGTCCAAGAAGGGCAAGCTGCCCATTGTCGACGGCGAGGGCAACCTTGTCTCCCTCCTGTCTCGCAGCGACCTGATGAAGAACCTCCACTACCCCTTGGCCTCCAAGCTTCCTCAGTCCAAGCAGCTTATCTGTGCTGCCGCCATTGGCACTCGTGAAGAGGACAAGACTCGCCTTAAGTTGCTTGTCGAGGCTGGTCTTGACATTGTTATCCTTGACTCCAGCCAGGGTAATTCTATCTTCCAGATCGCGATGATCAAGTACATCAAGGAGAATTACCCCGAGATCGACGTTATTGGTGGTAACGTTGTCACTCGCGAGCAAGCCGCTTCTTTGATTGCTGCCGGTGTCGATGGCCTGAGAATTGGTATGGGCAGCGGCAGTGCTTGCATTACTCAAGAAGTCATGGCTGTCGGCCGTCCCCAGGCCATTTCGGTCCGCAGCGTTTCTCACTTTGCTGCTCGCTTCGGTGTTCCTTGCATTGCCGACGGTGGTGTCCAGAACGTTGGCCACATCGTCAAGGGTCTTGCCATGGGTGCCTCCACCGTCATGATGGGTGGTCTCCTTGCCGGTACCACCGAGTCTCCTGGTGAGTATTTCGTCAGCAACGAGGGTCAGCTCGTCAAGGCCTACCGTGGTATGGGATCCATCGCCGCCATGGAGGACAAGAAGGCCGGCGCTGGCTCCAAGGACAGCAAAGCCAGCAACGCTGGTACTGCCCGTTACTTCTCTGAGAAGGACCGTGTTCTTGTTGCTCAGGGTGTCGCTGGTTCGGTTCTTGACCGCGGCTCTGTCACCAAGTTCATTCCTTACCTCGTTACCGGTGTCCAGCACTCGCTGCAGGACATTGGTGTGAAGAGTCTCGAGGCTCTTCACGACGGTGTCAACGACGGCACTGTCCGCTTCGAGGTTCGGAGCGCCAGCGCCCAGACCGAGGGTAACGTCCACGGTCTGCACAGCTACGACAAGAAGCTGTACTCGTAG
- a CDS encoding NUDIX hydrolase (COG:L;~EggNog:ENOG410PJUP;~InterPro:IPR039121,IPR000086,IPR015797;~PFAM:PF00293;~go_function: GO:0016787 - hydrolase activity [Evidence IEA]), whose protein sequence is MIPMSHFSVLRGSSVNCLQVLYKSSPLELSARALPHRISAKEFKTYSQLLNTKSRQLPGIYQGSLSRKMSTKNKRDSKLKPPSPPRPSSSVVLLSPQNEILLLHRVKTSTSFASAHVFPGGNLSPQDGPCPPIEDLKRHDDAPWYRRAALRELFEESGILLAKDEKSGEMITVSEEERERGRTAIHGGVVEFGQWLVQQYGGAVPDIDKLIPFTRWITPTNVPKRFTTQMYLYFLPLPVAAESEKRLLKELPEGGKPEQIHLPTSDGGIEVTEARFLPACEWLRLARAGEIILFPPQFLLLHLVSEILDKDPRPVGSSPASLAELERRRAELVKFVHSGTPPWTEKCISPKMLKMAGDGRVVLGLDHPGPELGASERKGESERVVIVRFWKGEAREIDVASRDSVSKL, encoded by the exons ATGATTCCAATGTCTCATTTCTCCGTTCTTCGCGGAAGCTCAGTCAATTGCCTGCAAGTATTGTATAAATCGAGTCCATTGGAGCTCTCAGCCCGTGCTTTACCGCATCGCATCTCTGCCAAAGAATTCAAGACATATTCGCAACTATTAAATACCAAATCACGACAATTACCAGGGATATACCAAGGATCCCTATCCCGAAAAATGTCAACCAAGAACAAACGCGACTCCAAACTAAAGCCGCCCTCGCCGCCTAGGCCTAGTTCAAG CGTCGTCCTCCTTTCCCCCCAAAACgaaatcctcctcctccaccgtGTCAAAACATCCACCTCCTTCGCCTCCGCGCACGTCTTCCCCGGCGGAAACCTCTCTCCCCAGGACGGGCCGTGTCCGCCCATCGAGGATCTAAAACGGCACGACGATGCACCGTGGTATCGCCGCGCTGCGCTCAGGGAACTATTTGAAGAAAGCGGCATTCTGCTAGCTAAGGATGAGAAGTCCGGGGAGATGATTACTGTGTctgaggaggagagggagcgGGGGAGGACGGCGATTCATGGCGGGGTGGTTGAGTTTGGGCAGTGGCTGGTGCAGCAGTATGGGGGTGCTGTGCCGGATATTG ACAAACTAATCCCCTTCACCCGCTGGATCACACCAACAAACGTCCCCAAACGCTTCACCACGCAGATGTATCTCTACTTTCTTCCGCTCCCCGTCGCTGCGGAGTCGGAGAAACGACTCCTGAAAGAGCTCCCGGAAGGAGGCAAGCCAGAACAAATCCACCTCCCAACCAGCGACGGCGGCATCGAAGTCACCGAAGCGCGCTTCCTTCCTGCCTGCGAATGGCTGCGTCTCGCTAGAGCCGGTGAAATCATCCTCTTTCCTCCGCAGTTCCTGTTGTTACACCTCGTGTCCGAGATTCTGGATAAGGATCCGCGACCGGTTGGTTCGTCGCCTGCTTCGCTCGCAGAATTGGAGAGAAGACGCGCGGAATTGGTCAAATTCGTACATTCTGGTACGCCGCCGTGGACGGAGAAGTGCATTTCGCCTAAGATGTTGAAAATGGCTGGTGATGGGAGAGTGGTTCTGGGCCTTGATCATCCGGGTCCGGAATTGGGGGCGTCGgagagaaaaggagagaGCGAAAGGGTTGTCATTGTCAGGTTTTGGAAGGGCGAAGCGAGAGAGATAGACGTCGCCTCGCGGGATAGTGTTAGTAAATTATAG
- a CDS encoding putative Ras GTPase activating protein (BUSCO:EOG09260GF5;~COG:Z;~EggNog:ENOG410PFE1;~InterPro:IPR000048,IPR001936,IPR000593,IPR008936, IPR001715,IPR036872;~PFAM:PF03836,PF00307,PF00616,PF00612;~go_function: GO:0005515 - protein binding [Evidence IEA];~go_process: GO:0007165 - signal transduction [Evidence IEA];~go_process: GO:0043087 - regulation of GTPase activity [Evidence IEA]), whose protein sequence is MSSNSFSLKRTQTDLPSHAPGPARHGSDASTSSSIYSLSSNSFVPSRTSTVSSSASIGSHPSIGHRRGKSEVNNTVATGTMTASDGSYKASRANAGATYENIRRSLRPLPQVPNVSAVPKKDNVPRHARSYTVDDTKYWKENRPAAPDCGDINRQENVPPEGKELLAPQPPPHGDSSRPWSPQALVPHNRPPHLKPHHGHSLSNPAPITTTLTAPDLETFQKSSTGHLRTLSKFAKTGESEELALGSSTASVVGLHGRRRLKRADSVAPTSSALAARKKNTSAWTAGNWMDKQRQFLQAYEYLCHIGEAKEWIEEVIQKQIPPIVQLEEALRDGVTLAEIVQAMYPNRSLRIFRHPRLQYRHSDNIALFFRLLDEIELPELFRFELIDLYEKKNIPKVIHCIHALSWLLFKNGMLDFRMDNLVGQLEFEHHELEQTQKGLDKSGVSMPSFAGIAGNFGVEPEPKPEPEESEEERIQRELGENETAISDFQAQIRGAMCRLMLGNVMNDLWDFEPLLVDLQARLRGDWARQIAHYRLDMRKFAISLQAVCRGFLVRSQQQDDKGLWEAKEQDILQLQSLIRAAKARAEVKHIQTSMQKAAPGIKQIQAALRGALQRKYVCDIYDDTRDEEPNVTLLQAAIRGALLRNHVSNEYEATRAAEKDITALQAIIRGALHRNHVSIEYEALREAESQVMSLQAIIRGVQQRKQVGAQHAAIESSQEDAVPLQAVIRGMLIRGSVAHTKAQLDQEIPSIVSIQASARALAVRNHKSQLAKALQKTEEQCVALQAMVRGAATRENLDSLRDALAQHTTSVVELQSFSRAVAVRQFLDSQREALKAENEPILELQSFIRGALLRKRLEDDADELREEEHMIVNLQALSRAALLRIEVGGILEQLEDSEHEIINLQALTRAMLVRLEVGQMLSDLEADEDIITDMQARLRGHIVRLRFEEKRRYYRANMEKVVKAQSVVRGRIQGQAYKSLTSGKNPPVGTVKGFVHLLNDSDFDFDEEIEFERLRKVVVQQVRQNELAEQYISQLDIKIALLVKNKITLDEVVKHQKHFGGHIGSLLPNTEISSTDPFDLKALNKASRKKLEHYQVLFFLLQTQSQYLARLFRRLREVNTPEKEYERIRHLMMGLFGYSQKRREEYYLVKLLARSAREEIESFGSLHEYLRCNSFWNKLFASYMKSPRDRKFLREVLGSVVREHIVENQTLDLESDPIQIYRSSINNEELQTGRRSRRRPDIPREEAIRDPETRATFIQHLQDLRDIADQFFAHFEEVLYRMPFGVRYIAKEMYESLLSRFSSEDPGFILQAVGYWVWKNYFQPAVLEPERYGVIDRGMTQEQKRNLSEIAKVVAQVASGRLFGAENVYLQPLNSYIGDSIQRLGLIWGDVISVQDAESYFDIDEFNDLYAKTKPTLYIKMSDIFSIHQLVASEVNHICSNPDDILKEVVRELGNVKTNENELMSVNSSEINLTLVPKLAQIEDPEGDVKALFMETKRCILYIIRVQTGANLMDIMVKQPTVEDEERWMTLVRDELSTHNTPRSPYAEANSLVDIGSMTYSELKGTALENILRLERTGKIRRDNHYQDLLNAIAIDIRTKHRRRIQREREIESARLTTARLNDQAHWLDQQLKTYNDYIEQAMITLQNKKGKRRFLMPFTKQWDHQRELQKSGKVFKFGSYKYSARNLADRGVLVHWKGYTERQWDRVDLTISSNEVGVFTIDGSSGPMMVPGANAQVPLDDLLQAQFNNMQFLDFFDGHLRVNVNLFLHLIMRKFYNE, encoded by the exons ATGTCTTCCAATTCGTTCTCCCTCAAACGAACCCAGACGGACCTCCCTTCCCATGCCCCCGGTCCGGCCCGACATGGCTCCGATGCTTCTACTTCCTCGTCCATCTATTCCCTGTCGTCCAATTCGTTCGTCCCGAGTCGCACAAGTACCGTTTCCTCCAGTGCTTCGATAGGTTCGCATCCTAGCATTGGTCATCGACGAGGAAAGAGTGAGGTCAATAACACTGTGGCCACCGGGACCATGACGGCTAGTGATGGTTCGTACAAGGCCAGTCGAGCCAATGCCGGAGCCACATACGAGAACATCCGTCGTTCGTTGCGACCATTGCCCCAGGTGCCCAATGTCTCAGCTGTCCCAAAGAAGGATAATGTACCGCGACATGCGCGGAGTTATACTGTCGACGATACAAAGTATTGGAAGGAGAACCGGCCCGCGGCCCCAGATTGCGGTGACATCAATCGCCAGGAAAACGTGCCTCCCGAGGGAAAGGAGCTTCTTGCTCCTCAACCACCTCCACATGGAGACTCATCACGTCCCTGGTCCCCTCAAGCCCTCGTGCCGCATAACCGACCGCCTCATTTGAAACCGCACCATGGGCACAGCCTATCGAACCCGGCCCCGATCACAACCACCTTGACTGCGCCAGACCTCGAGACCTTTCAAAAATCATCCACTGGCCATCTACGGACGCTTTCCAAGTTCGCAAAAACCGGGGAAAGCGAGGAGTTGGCGCTCGGGAGCTCCACAGCATCAGTGGTTGGCTTGCATGGGAGGCGACGCTTAAAGCGCGCTGATTCCGTTGCACCAACATCCAGCGCACTTGCAGCCCGCAAAAAGAATACATCAGCATGGACCGCTGGTAATTGGATGGACAAGCAACGGCAGTTTCTTCAGGCGTACGAGTACCTGTGCCATATTGGAGAAGCTAAAGAGTGGATCGAAGAGGTTATTCAAAAGCAGATCCCGCCCATTGTCCAGCTGGAAGAAGCCCTGCGGGATGGTGTCACGCTGGCGGAAATCGTCCAAGCGATGTACCCCAATCGGTCACTGCGAATCTTTAGACACCCGAGGTTGCAGTATCGTCATTCAGATAACATCGCGCTATTTTTCCGTCTCCTGGATGAGATTGAATTGCCAGAGCTGTTCCGATTTGAGCTTATCGACCTCtatgagaagaagaatattccCAAGGTCATCCACTGCATCCATGCGCTATCATGGCTACTGTTCAAGAATGGTATGCTCGACTTTCGTATGGACAACCTTGTCGGTCAACTTGAGTTCGAGCACCACGAACTGGAGCAAACACAGAAGGGTCTCGACAAATCAGGCGTCAGCATGCCTAGTTTCGCGGGCATAGCTGGAAACTTTGGTGTAGAACCCGAACCTAAACCGGAGCCCGAGGAATCGGAAGAGGAGCGGATCCAGCGGGAACTGGGTGAGAATGAGACCGCAATCAGTGACTTCCAAGCCCAGATTCGAGGCGCAATGTGTCGACTGATGCTCGGCAACGTGATGAATGACTTGTGGGATTTCGAGCCCTTGCTCGTCGATCTGCAGGCGAGATTGCGTGGTGACTGGGCCCGACAGATTGCTCACTACAGACTTGATATGCGAAAATTCGCCATCAGTTTGCAGGCAGTCTGCCGAGGATTTCTTGTTCGCTCTCAGCAACAGGATGACAAGGGTCTCTGGGAGGCCAAGGAACAAGATATCCTGCAGTTGCAGTCTCTCATACGCGCAGCCAAGGCACGAGCTGAGGTGAAACACATTCAGACCAGCATGCAAAAGGCAGCCCCAGGCATTAAACAGATTCAGGCGGCGCTGAGGGGAGCTCTTCAGCGCAAGTACGTTTGCGACATTTACGATGACACTCGAGACGAGGAACCGAACGTCACGCTGTTGCAGGCTGCTATTCGCGGAGCATTGTTACGAAACCACGTTTCCAACGAGTATGAAGCTACGCGAGCTGCCGAGAAAGATATCACCGCGTTGCAGGCCATCATCAGAGGTGCCTTGCACCGAAACCACGTCTCGATCGAGTACGAAGCCCTTCGTGAGGCGGAAAGTCAAGTTATGTCGCTGCAAGCTATCATTCGAGGTGTCCAGCAGCGTAAACAGGTCGGTGCTCAGCACGCTGCGATCGAGAGTTCCCAAGAGGATGCCGTTCCGCTCCAGGCGGTTATTCGAGGAATGTTGATTCGTGGATCCGTGGCGCACACCAAGGCCCAACTCGACCAAGAAATCCCCTCTATCGTCTCCATCCAGGCCAGCGCACGAGCTCTCGCTGTTAGAAACCACAAGTCTCAGCTGGCAAAGGCGCTCCAAAAGACAGAAGAGCAATGCGTCGCTCTGCAGGCTATGGTACGCGGTGCCGCTACCAGAGAGAACCTTGACTCTCTTCGGGATGCCTTGGCACAGCATACCACTTCTGTTGTCGAGCTTCAGAGTTTCTCTCGGGCCGTCGCCGTCAGGCAGTTCTTGGATTCTCAACGAGAAGCCTTGAAGGCAGAGAATGAGCCCATTTTGGAGCTTCAATCATTCATCCGAGGGGCTCTGCTTCGGAAGCGACTGGAGGATGATGCAGACGAACTTCGCGAGGAGGAGCACATGATTGTGAATCTCCAGGCTCTCTCTCGGGCGGCTCTCCTGAGAATCGAAGTTGGCGGGATCCTCGAGCAGCTTGAAGACTCTGAGCATGAGATCATCAACCTGCAGGCACTGACAAGAGCCATGTTGGTACGCCTGGAAGTTGGTCAGATGTTATCAGATCTTGAGGCCGATGAGGATATTATTACCGACATGCAAGCACGCCTGCGGGGTCACATTGTCCGGTTACGATTCGAAGAAAAGCGTCGCTATTACCGGGCGAATATGGAGAAAGTCGTTAAAGCGCAGAGCGTTGTACGAGGACGTATTCAGGGCCAAGCGTACAAGAGCCTTACCAGCGGAAAGAATCCTCCTGTTGGGACGGTGAAGGGCTTTGTCCACCTTTTGAACGACAGCGACTTCGATTTTGACGAGGAAATTGAGTTTGAGCGGCTGCGAAAGGTGGTCGTGCAACAGGTTCGGCAGAACGAACTTGCCGAACAGTACATCAGTCAACTCGACATCAAGATCGCCCTACTGGTGAAGAACAAGATCACACTGGATGAAGTCGTCAAGCACCAGAAGCACTTCGGAGGCCACATCGGAAGCCTGCTGCCGAACACGGAGATTTCGTCAACCGACCCGTTCGATCTCAAGGCCTTGAACAAAGCCTCGAGAAAGAAGCTTGAGCACTACCAGgtgcttttcttccttcttcagaCCCAATCACAATATCTCGCGCGCCTGTTCCGACGGCTGCGTGAGGTGAACACACCGGAGAAGGAATATGAGAGAATAAGGCATTTGATGATGGGACTGTTTGGTTACTCCCAAAAGAGACGCGAGGAATACTATCTCGTCAAGCTACTTGCCCGATCGGCTCGTGAAGAAATCGAGAGCTTCGGCTCGCTCCATGAATACTTGCGCTGCAACTCTTTCTGGAACAAGCTTTTCGCCTCCTACATGAAGTCGCCCCGTGACCGAAAATTCCTGCGCGAGGTCCTTGGTTCAGTGGTGAGGGAGCATATCGTCGAGAACCAAACCTTAGATCTGGAAAGCGACCCGATCCAGATCTACCGCTCGTCCATCAACAATGAAGAGCTCCAAACCGGCCGGAGGAGCCGCCGTCGACCAGATATTCCTCGTGAGGAAGCGATTAGGGATCCAGAGACCCGGGCTACGTTCATTCAACACCTTCAGGACCTTCGTGACATCGCCGACCAGTTCTTTGCCCACTTTGAAGAGGTCCTGTACCGTATGCCATTTGGTGTCCGCTATATCGCGAAGGAGATGTACGAAAGTCTCCTGTCCCGGTTTTCTAGCGAGGACCCCGGGTTCATTCTCCAGGCGGTTGGGTACTGGGTGTGGAAGAACTATTTCCAGCCTGCGGTGCTCGAACCAGAACGTTATGGAGTGATTGACCGGGGAATGACCCAGGAGCAGAAGCGGAATCTGTCCGAAATCGCAAAGGTTGTTGCGCAGGTGGCCTCTGGAAGGCTTTTCGGAGCAGAGAACGTCTATCTCCAGCCTTTGAACAGCTACATTGGAGATTCGATTCAACGCCTAGGCCTCATTTGGGGCGATG TGATATCCGTGCAAGATGCAGAGTCATACTTTGACATTGATGAATTCAACGACCTTTACGCCAAGACGAAGCCTACATTGTACATCAAGATGTCCGATATTTTCTCAATCCACCAGCTTGTGGCTTCAGAGGTTAACCACATCTGCTCGAACCCTGATGATATCCTCAAAGAAGTCGTCCGTGAACTTGGAAATGTCAAGACCAATGAGAATGAGCTGATGAGCGTCAATTCGTCTGAAATCAACCTGACCTTGGTGCCAAAACTTGCGCAGATCGAAG ACCCCGAAGGGGATGTCAAGGCTCTGTTCATGGAAACAAAGCGATGCATCCTCTACATCATTCGTGTCCAGACAGGTGCCAATCTGATGGATATCATGGTCAAGCAGCCCACcgtggaggatgaggaacgATGGATGACGTTGGTTCGCGACGAACTGAGCACTCATAATACTCCCCGGAGCCCATATGCCGAGGccaactctttggttgatATCGGATCAATGACTTACTCGGAACTCAAAGGCACCGCCCTGGAGAACATCCTCCGGCTTGAACGAACCGGCAAGATCCGACGTGACAACCACTACCAGGACCTTCTCAATGCTATCGCCATCGATATCCGAACGAAGCACCGTCGGAGAATCCAAAGAGAGCGTGAAATCGAAAGCGCTCGCCTCACGACAGCCCGTCTCAATGACCAGGCCCATTGGCTGGACCAGCAGCTCAAGACATACAACGACTACATTGAGCAGGCGATGATCACGTTACAGAACAAGAAGGGCAAGAGGCGCTTCTTGATGCCATTCACCAAGCAGTGGGATCACCAGCGCGAGCTTCAGAAGTCTGGCAAGGTGTTCAAGTTCGGATCCTACAAGTACTCCGCCCGCAACCTGGCAGACAGGGGCGTGCTGGTGCACTGGAAGGGCTACACCGAGCGACAGTGGGATCGTGTTGACCTCACCATCTCGAGTAACGAAGTTGGTGTGTTCACTATCGACGGTAGCAGCGGCCCCATGATGGTTCCTGGAGCGAACGCGCAGGTGCCGTTGGATGACTTGCTGCAAGCACAGTTCAACAACATGCAGTTCCTGGACTTCTTCGATGGGCATCTACGTGTCAACGTCAATCTCTTcttgcatttgatcatgagAAAGTTCTATAACGAGTAA
- the rps21 gene encoding 40S ribosomal protein eS21 (COG:J;~EggNog:ENOG410PQS0;~InterPro:IPR038579,IPR001931,IPR018279;~PFAM:PF01249;~go_component: GO:0005840 - ribosome [Evidence IEA];~go_function: GO:0003735 - structural constituent of ribosome [Evidence IEA];~go_process: GO:0006412 - translation [Evidence IEA]), with protein MENERGEIVDLYVPRKCSATNRIIKANDHGSVQISIAKVDENGRYTGENQTYALCGFVRARGESDDSLNRLTQRDGYLKNVWSASRQR; from the exons ATGGAGAACGAAAGAGGAGAGATTGTCGATCT CTACGTCCCCCGCAAGTGCTCTGCCACCAACCGCATCATCAAGGCCAACGACCACGGCTCCGTCCAGATCTCCATCGCCAAGGTCGACGAGAACGGCCGCTACACCGGCGAGAACCAGACCTACGCTCTGTGCGGCTTTGTGCGCGCGCGCGGCGAGAGCGATGACTCGCTGAACCGGTTGACGCAGCGCGATGGTTACCTCAAGAATGTGTGGTCTGCTAGCCGTCAGCGGTAA
- a CDS encoding oxidoreductase, short-chain dehydrogenase/reductase family (COG:Q;~EggNog:ENOG410PI2J;~InterPro:IPR002347,IPR036291,IPR020904;~PFAM:PF00106,PF13561,PF08659;~go_function: GO:0016491 - oxidoreductase activity [Evidence IEA];~go_process: GO:0055114 - oxidation-reduction process [Evidence IEA]) has product MSEGGAFKAPQAAQSQPKPGLESRMEPPSESTKLESSGETIEYVGSGKLKDKKVLITGGDSGIGRSVAILMAREGADITIVHLPQEQQDAEDTKRMIEKEKRSCLLFSGNLVKRETCHKAVEEHVKKFGRINVLVNNASKQYTCKNFVDIDLDKVEDIFQTNIFQMFALTKYALPHMTRGDSIINCTSVVTFRGSSSMVDYASSKGAIVGFTRSLALQLVPKGIRVNAVAPGAIYTPIQVDTRSAEQMSGWGSKASLGRPGEPVEVATSFVFLASPDSSFYYGQVLHCYPLGD; this is encoded by the exons ATGAGCGAGGGCGGAGCCTTCAAGGCGCCTCAAGCTGCGCAAAGTCAACCGAAGCCAGG GCTGGAAAGCCGCATGGAACCGCCCAGCGAATCGACCAAGTTGGAATCTAGCGGAGAAACAATCGAATATGTCGGTTCCGGCAAATTGAAAGACAAGAAGGTTTTGATCACAGGTGGGGA CTCAGGAATTGGTCGATCAGTGGCCATTCTGATGGCTAGAGAAGGAGCCGATATTACCATCGTTCACTTGCCGCAAGAGCAGCAAGATGCGGAAGATACAAAACGAATGatcgaaaaggaaaagaggtCTTGCCTTCTCTTCAGTGGGAACTTGGTCAAGCGCGAGACATGTCATAAAGCTGTTGAGGAGCATGTCAAGAA GTTTGGGAGAATAAATGTCCTCGTCAACAATGCTTCCAAGCAATATACATGCAAGAACTTTGTCGACATCGACTTAGACAAGGTTGAGGACATATTCCAAACAAATATCTTCCAAATGTTCGCTCTAACTAAATATGCTCTTCCACACATGACCAGAGGTGATAG CATCATAAACTGCACTTCTGTTGTGACCTTCCGAGGATCTAGCAGTATGGTCGACTACGCTTCGTCTAAAGGCGCCATCGTCGGCTTTACTAGGTCACTTGCGCTCCAGCTGGTTCCAAAGGGGATTCGCGTGAATGCTGTCGC CCCCGGTGCCATCTATACCCCAATTCAGGTTGATACTCGGAGCGCTGAACAGATGAGTGGATGGGGCTCGAAGGCCTCACTCGGACGTCCTGGAGAGCCGGTTGAAGTGGCTACAAGCTTTGTCTTCCTGGCTAGTCCAGATTCGTCATTCTATT ATGGACAAGTGTTACATTGCTACCCATTGGGCGACTAG
- a CDS encoding DUF952 domain-containing protein (COG:S;~EggNog:ENOG410PSBE;~InterPro:IPR009297;~PFAM:PF06108), translating to MTDSEPLFLYKLVSSSTPVREPLLERLEVSEIDQKSGFIHLSTAFQVPGTLNTFFQDEPLVYVLRIPYGSVEQNIRWEPPEGKGGPRPDEGLFPHLFNGLKLGRDEVESVAIWTNQGGWETALTQARPWLLY from the exons ATGACCGACTCAGAACCCCTTTTTCTCTACAAGCTCGTCTCATCCTCGACTCCAGTCCGCGAGCCGCTCCTCGAAAGACTCGAGGTTAGCGAAATCGACCAGAAATCCGGTTTCATCCATCTATCAACAGCATTCCAAGTACCGGGTACTCTCAATACCTTCTTCCAGGATGAGCCGCTGGTTTATGTTCTGCGGATTCCATATGGGTCTGTAGAACAGAATATCCGCTGGGAACCTCCGGAGGGTAAGGGTGGTCCTCGGCCTGATGAGGGTTTGTTTCCG CATCTTTTTAACGGACTCAAGCTTGGCAGAGATGAGGTCGAAAGTGTTGCGATTTGGACGAACCAAGGCGGGTGGGAGACAGCGCTTACGCAGGCTAGGCCGTGGTTGTTATACTAG